One stretch of Streptomyces sp. R21 DNA includes these proteins:
- a CDS encoding hydroxyacid dehydrogenase: MLVPEGTLLNSSSRLTRPRRPRTVLAMGHEIHDSLLAEGALDRLPTVAAVDTSTHLTDFAAAEDAELADVEVLFTHWGAPLLSEDALHRMPRLRAVVHAAGSVKHHVTDAVWKRGITVSSAAAANALPVAEFTLAAILFANKRILDVARGYARTREQPALLPYFTGYGNYRRTVGVVGASRIGRRVIELLRPLDLTVLLHDPYLDREGARALGAELVELDELVRRSHVVSIHAPQLPETRHMFDARRLALLQDGATLINTARGSLVDTEALTERLVSGRVHAVLDVTEPDVPPASSPLYTLPNVLLTPHIAGSLGNELGRMAHWAVDEVQRYAQGLPFLYGVGSDELSRSA, from the coding sequence ATGCTCGTACCGGAAGGCACCCTCCTGAACAGCTCGTCGCGCCTCACCCGACCACGGCGCCCGCGCACCGTCCTCGCCATGGGACACGAGATCCACGACTCGCTGCTCGCGGAAGGAGCCCTCGACCGGCTCCCTACCGTCGCCGCCGTGGACACCTCGACCCACCTCACCGACTTCGCCGCCGCCGAAGACGCCGAACTGGCCGACGTGGAAGTCCTGTTCACCCACTGGGGCGCGCCCCTGCTGAGCGAGGACGCGCTGCACCGCATGCCGAGGCTGCGGGCCGTGGTCCACGCGGCCGGGTCCGTCAAGCACCACGTCACCGACGCCGTCTGGAAGCGCGGCATCACCGTCTCCTCCGCGGCCGCCGCCAACGCCCTGCCCGTCGCCGAGTTCACCCTCGCCGCCATCCTGTTCGCCAACAAGCGCATCCTCGATGTCGCCCGCGGCTATGCCCGGACGCGCGAACAGCCCGCGCTCCTGCCGTACTTCACCGGCTACGGCAACTACCGCCGCACCGTCGGTGTCGTCGGAGCCTCCCGCATCGGACGCCGTGTCATCGAGCTGCTCCGCCCGCTCGACCTCACCGTCCTCCTCCATGACCCCTACCTGGACCGGGAAGGGGCGCGCGCCCTCGGTGCGGAACTTGTCGAGCTCGACGAACTCGTCCGGCGCAGCCACGTGGTGTCCATCCACGCGCCCCAACTCCCCGAGACGCGCCACATGTTCGACGCGCGCCGGCTCGCACTCCTGCAGGACGGCGCCACGCTCATCAACACGGCGCGCGGATCCCTAGTCGACACGGAAGCGCTCACCGAGCGTCTCGTTTCCGGCCGCGTCCACGCTGTACTCGACGTGACCGAACCGGACGTACCCCCCGCCTCCTCCCCGCTCTACACGCTCCCCAACGTGCTGCTCACCCCGCACATCGCGGGATCCCTCGGCAATGAACTCGGTCGCATGGCGCACTGGGCCGTCGACGAGGTGCAGCGCTACGCACAAGGCCTCCCGTTCCTCTACGGAGTCGGCTCCGACGAGCTGAGCCGATCGGCCTGA
- a CDS encoding ABC transporter substrate-binding protein — translation MSRTSRSFRIAATAAVAALGLLATACGGDDGSADAASDGKPVTIDYWSWTLGAKSTVEAFNKTHKDIRVKFTEIPSSTDGYSKLANAVKAGNAPDVATIEYQMVPEFASQGNLIDLTKYAGETVKSKFPKPLQDLVTFGGRTWTVPYDAAPQLYYYRTDLFKKYGIEVPKTWDEFKTAAEKVKKKDKNVRLASMPKSDPALLAALSWQAGGKWFATEGDAWKPGVDDAATKKVTAYWDGLVKDGLVQSFTGYSPEETKARASGKTLSFLGASWSAGGMKTAMPDLKGKWAAAPMPNWGTAASGNYGGTSYGVLKGSNHAEAAAEFIKWVTTDKAGVEARLADLESPSSALPANPEMRAVAAAKFDTSYLNGSQDLYKLASEQVDTIVPGWTWGPDQMDVYTAIQDEAAKSGFTAGVEAGQQKAESGIKERGLKLAD, via the coding sequence ATGTCGCGCACTTCACGTTCGTTCCGCATAGCCGCCACCGCCGCCGTCGCAGCCCTGGGCCTGCTCGCCACCGCGTGCGGCGGCGACGACGGCTCGGCCGACGCCGCCTCCGACGGCAAGCCGGTGACCATCGACTACTGGAGCTGGACGCTCGGCGCCAAGTCGACGGTCGAGGCGTTCAACAAGACGCACAAGGACATCCGGGTCAAGTTCACCGAGATCCCGAGTTCGACCGACGGCTACAGCAAACTGGCCAACGCGGTGAAGGCGGGCAACGCGCCCGACGTCGCGACCATCGAGTACCAGATGGTCCCGGAGTTCGCGAGCCAGGGAAACCTGATCGATCTGACCAAGTACGCCGGTGAGACGGTCAAGTCGAAGTTCCCGAAGCCCCTCCAGGACCTGGTCACCTTCGGCGGCAGGACCTGGACCGTCCCCTACGACGCCGCGCCGCAGCTCTACTACTACCGCACCGACCTGTTCAAGAAGTACGGCATCGAAGTCCCCAAGACCTGGGACGAGTTCAAGACCGCCGCGGAGAAGGTCAAGAAGAAGGACAAGAACGTCCGCCTGGCCTCCATGCCGAAGTCCGACCCGGCGCTGCTCGCCGCCCTCTCCTGGCAGGCGGGCGGCAAGTGGTTCGCCACCGAGGGCGACGCCTGGAAGCCCGGCGTCGACGACGCCGCGACCAAGAAGGTCACCGCCTACTGGGACGGTCTGGTCAAGGACGGCCTCGTGCAGTCATTCACGGGCTACAGCCCCGAGGAGACCAAGGCCCGCGCCTCCGGCAAGACGCTCTCCTTCCTCGGCGCCTCCTGGTCCGCCGGCGGTATGAAGACCGCCATGCCCGACCTCAAGGGCAAGTGGGCCGCCGCCCCCATGCCGAACTGGGGCACCGCCGCCAGCGGCAACTACGGCGGCACCTCCTACGGCGTCCTCAAGGGCAGCAACCACGCCGAGGCGGCCGCCGAGTTCATCAAGTGGGTCACCACGGACAAGGCCGGCGTCGAGGCCCGCCTCGCCGACCTGGAGTCGCCCAGCAGCGCCCTGCCCGCCAACCCGGAGATGCGTGCGGTCGCCGCGGCCAAGTTCGACACCTCCTACCTGAACGGGAGCCAGGACCTCTACAAGCTCGCCTCCGAGCAGGTCGACACGATCGTCCCCGGCTGGACCTGGGGCCCCGACCAGATGGACGTCTACACCGCGATCCAGGACGAGGCGGCCAAGTCGGGCTTCACCGCGGGCGTCGAGGCCGGTCAGCAGAAGGCCGAGTCCGGCATCAAGGAGCGCGGGCTGAAGCTCGCCGACTGA
- a CDS encoding carbohydrate ABC transporter permease, with translation MAAPLAPAVKATRQPPPKPSGTPPLRRSQRRAAALFITPFFVLFAVVMAAPIGYAVWMSLFQERSSGLGFGGTERVFSGLGNYTKALSDEGFRESFVHIALYCALYIPVMIGGSLLLALLVDSALARAKRFFQLALFLPHAIPGLIASIIWIYLYTPGLSPVLDWIGAVGGSWNFYSNDHVLSSMVNLCAWQWIGYNMVIFYAALQAVPRETIEAAVVDGAGAIRTALQIKVPLIASAVVMTVLFTCVGAIQIFTEPRLLNQRGAPTIDTEWSPTMFIWKAGFVQHDYGLAAAASLMLAVLGVVLSYIVTRLGNRWKAAS, from the coding sequence GTGGCAGCACCCCTCGCGCCCGCCGTGAAGGCCACCCGTCAACCCCCGCCGAAGCCCTCGGGCACCCCGCCGCTGCGGCGCAGTCAACGCCGGGCCGCGGCCCTGTTCATCACCCCGTTCTTCGTGCTGTTCGCCGTGGTCATGGCCGCGCCCATCGGCTACGCCGTGTGGATGAGCCTCTTCCAGGAGCGCTCCTCGGGCCTCGGCTTCGGCGGCACCGAGCGGGTGTTCTCCGGACTCGGCAACTACACCAAGGCCCTGTCCGACGAGGGCTTCCGGGAGTCCTTCGTGCACATCGCGCTCTACTGCGCGCTGTACATCCCGGTGATGATCGGCGGCTCGCTCCTCCTCGCCCTGCTGGTCGACTCCGCGCTCGCCCGCGCCAAGAGGTTCTTCCAGCTCGCCCTGTTCCTGCCGCACGCGATCCCCGGACTGATCGCCTCGATCATCTGGATCTATCTCTACACCCCGGGCCTGAGCCCCGTGCTCGACTGGATCGGCGCCGTCGGCGGCTCGTGGAACTTCTACAGCAACGACCATGTGCTCTCGTCCATGGTCAACCTCTGCGCGTGGCAGTGGATCGGCTACAACATGGTCATCTTCTACGCCGCCCTGCAGGCCGTTCCGCGCGAGACGATCGAGGCGGCCGTCGTCGACGGCGCGGGCGCCATCCGCACCGCCCTGCAGATCAAGGTGCCGCTGATCGCCTCCGCGGTCGTCATGACCGTGCTGTTCACCTGCGTCGGTGCCATCCAGATCTTCACCGAGCCGCGCCTGCTCAACCAGCGCGGAGCGCCCACCATCGACACCGAATGGTCCCCGACGATGTTCATCTGGAAGGCCGGGTTCGTGCAGCACGACTACGGGCTGGCCGCCGCCGCGTCCCTGATGCTCGCCGTCCTCGGCGTCGTCCTCTCCTACATCGTCACCCGGCTCGGCAACCGGTGGAAGGCGGCGTCATGA
- a CDS encoding HAD-IA family hydrolase, whose translation MPAARRVLVVGIDGVRLDVLRRLSTPHLDALAADGFLTPIEVDDRTPTMSGPCWATIVTGVSADKHGVWSNDFSGHRLDVFPDFATRLAERGRTFVAAGWQPLMQVRDGGPLFRAPSRTVYVAPTADTPQAWETCDERITEEAARVLADDDFDALFVYLGAPDETAHFLGCGDAYEASVLRADERLGRLLAAVRSRPAYDSEQWTFLVVTDHGHVDAGGHGGRSSHERTAWLIAAGPGVGAAPPEVRHVDVAAQVFASLGQLPDRHWTFDGRPFAARPDAVLLDMDGTLVDTEKLWLRTVRACADALGHALGAEDLPEVLGRSVADTAAHLHRVTGRAVDALAEDLEAAFLHAVEAEAAPMPGASELLALLRDLDIPAALVSASPRPVVDAVLKVLGAENFRTTVAAGETPRTKPAPDPYLAAARHLGVDPAACLAVEDSRAGVMSAHAAGCRVLVVPSYEPGERLEANGSREAYEEIPPAPGRTVRTSLVGLEAASLWNAGLWQAVHTRSRTAPSTAP comes from the coding sequence ATGCCCGCCGCGCGCCGCGTTCTCGTCGTCGGCATCGACGGCGTACGCCTCGATGTCCTGCGCCGCCTGTCCACCCCGCACCTGGACGCCCTCGCGGCCGACGGGTTCCTCACCCCGATCGAGGTCGACGACCGCACGCCCACCATGTCGGGCCCCTGCTGGGCGACGATCGTCACCGGAGTGAGCGCCGACAAGCACGGGGTGTGGAGCAACGACTTCAGCGGCCACCGACTCGATGTCTTCCCCGACTTCGCCACCCGCCTCGCCGAGCGGGGCCGCACCTTCGTCGCGGCGGGCTGGCAGCCGCTGATGCAAGTCCGCGACGGCGGCCCGCTGTTCAGGGCGCCGTCGCGCACCGTGTACGTCGCACCGACCGCGGACACCCCGCAGGCGTGGGAGACCTGCGACGAGCGGATCACCGAGGAGGCGGCGCGCGTTCTCGCGGACGACGACTTCGACGCGTTGTTCGTCTACCTCGGCGCACCCGACGAGACCGCGCACTTCCTCGGCTGCGGCGACGCGTACGAGGCCTCGGTGCTCCGTGCCGACGAGCGCCTCGGCCGGCTGCTCGCCGCCGTGCGCTCCCGGCCCGCCTACGACAGTGAGCAGTGGACGTTTCTCGTCGTCACCGACCACGGCCATGTCGACGCCGGTGGGCACGGCGGCCGTTCCTCGCACGAGCGCACCGCCTGGCTGATCGCCGCGGGCCCCGGTGTCGGCGCGGCACCCCCGGAGGTACGCCATGTCGACGTCGCCGCCCAGGTGTTCGCCTCGCTGGGCCAACTCCCGGACAGGCACTGGACGTTCGACGGCCGCCCCTTCGCGGCCCGCCCGGACGCCGTGCTCCTCGACATGGACGGCACCCTCGTCGACACCGAGAAGCTGTGGTTGCGCACCGTCCGCGCCTGCGCCGACGCACTCGGCCACGCACTCGGCGCCGAGGACCTCCCCGAGGTGCTCGGCCGCTCGGTCGCCGACACCGCCGCACATCTGCACCGCGTGACCGGCCGCGCCGTGGACGCGCTGGCAGAGGACCTCGAAGCAGCCTTCCTGCATGCCGTCGAGGCGGAGGCCGCGCCGATGCCGGGCGCCTCCGAACTCCTCGCACTGCTGAGGGACTTGGACATCCCTGCCGCCCTGGTCTCGGCCTCCCCGCGGCCGGTGGTGGACGCCGTACTGAAGGTGCTGGGCGCCGAGAACTTCCGTACGACCGTCGCCGCCGGCGAGACCCCGCGCACCAAGCCCGCCCCCGACCCCTATCTCGCCGCGGCCCGGCACCTCGGCGTGGATCCGGCCGCCTGTCTCGCCGTCGAGGACAGTCGCGCGGGCGTGATGTCCGCACACGCGGCGGGCTGCCGGGTGCTGGTCGTGCCGTCATACGAGCCGGGCGAGCGCCTCGAGGCGAACGGCTCACGCGAGGCGTACGAGGAGATCCCGCCCGCCCCGGGGCGCACCGTCCGGACGAGCCTGGTGGGACTGGAAGCGGCCTCGCTGTGGAATGCCGGACTGTGGCAGGCAGTTCACACACGGAGCCGTACGGCGCCGTCGACCGCACCATGA
- a CDS encoding alpha-amylase family glycosyl hydrolase, with translation MTDASPWWRSAAIYQIYPRSYADGNADGVGDIAGIRSRLAHLRDLGVDALWISPWYVSPMADAGYDVADYRDIDPLFGTLREAEELIAQAHSLGLRVIVDLVPNHCSDQHPWFQAALTAGPGSPERSRFHFRPGRGESGALPPNDWPSHFGGPAWQRVTEADGTPGEWYLHLFAPGQPDFNWDSPAVRAEFESILRFWFDRGVDGFRIDVADNLVKHPGLPDLAAIPEGAPSPVSDQDGVHEVYRAWRRIADSYDGERIFVGELWVADRQRFIRYLRADELHTGFNFPFLQAEWSAERMRAVIDDTLAGHTQIGAPATWVLSNHDTTRHVTRYGRADSGYGFDRRRLHGTPVDLPTGTRRARAAALLTMALPGCVYVYQGDELGLWEVEDIPEHLIQDPAFHGTDGADPGRDGCRVPIPWEGDAPPFGFNGPDTHGDGTEPWLPQPAVWKEYTVAAQTGDPDSMLELYRRALRLRRAEPGLGDGPMRWLPTDDDGVLAFTRPGGLTCVVNFSRRPVELPPHEAVLLSSNGFDEGRLPPDSTVWLRT, from the coding sequence ATGACCGACGCAAGCCCCTGGTGGCGCAGTGCCGCCATCTACCAGATCTATCCGCGCAGTTACGCCGACGGCAACGCGGACGGCGTCGGTGACATCGCCGGGATCCGCTCACGCCTCGCGCATCTGCGGGACCTCGGCGTGGACGCCCTGTGGATCAGTCCCTGGTACGTCTCCCCGATGGCCGACGCCGGCTACGACGTCGCCGACTACCGGGACATCGACCCGCTGTTCGGCACCCTGCGCGAGGCCGAGGAGCTGATCGCCCAGGCGCACAGCCTGGGTCTGCGCGTCATCGTCGACCTGGTGCCCAACCACTGCTCTGACCAACACCCCTGGTTCCAGGCGGCGTTGACGGCAGGTCCGGGCTCGCCCGAGCGCTCCCGTTTCCACTTCCGGCCCGGACGCGGCGAGTCGGGCGCACTGCCGCCCAACGACTGGCCGTCCCACTTCGGCGGACCCGCCTGGCAGCGGGTCACCGAGGCCGACGGCACTCCCGGCGAGTGGTACCTGCACCTGTTCGCACCCGGGCAGCCGGACTTCAACTGGGACAGCCCCGCGGTGCGCGCCGAGTTCGAGTCGATCCTGCGCTTCTGGTTCGACCGGGGCGTCGACGGCTTCCGTATCGACGTGGCCGACAACCTGGTGAAACACCCGGGCCTGCCCGACCTCGCCGCGATCCCCGAAGGCGCACCGTCGCCGGTGTCGGACCAGGACGGAGTGCACGAGGTGTACCGCGCCTGGCGGCGCATCGCCGACTCCTACGACGGGGAAAGGATCTTCGTAGGTGAGCTGTGGGTGGCCGACCGGCAGCGCTTCATCCGCTACCTGCGCGCCGACGAACTGCACACCGGCTTCAACTTCCCCTTCCTCCAGGCGGAATGGTCCGCCGAGCGGATGCGCGCCGTCATCGACGACACCCTTGCCGGACACACGCAGATCGGTGCCCCCGCCACCTGGGTCCTGTCCAACCACGACACCACCCGGCACGTCACCCGCTACGGCCGGGCCGACTCCGGATACGGCTTCGACCGGCGCCGCCTGCACGGCACGCCCGTCGACCTTCCGACGGGCACCCGGCGGGCCCGGGCCGCCGCCCTGCTGACCATGGCACTGCCCGGCTGCGTCTACGTCTACCAGGGCGACGAACTGGGCCTGTGGGAGGTCGAGGACATCCCCGAGCACCTGATCCAGGACCCCGCCTTCCACGGGACGGACGGCGCCGACCCGGGCCGCGACGGCTGCCGCGTACCGATCCCCTGGGAGGGCGACGCACCCCCCTTCGGCTTCAACGGCCCCGACACCCACGGCGACGGCACGGAGCCGTGGCTGCCGCAGCCCGCGGTCTGGAAGGAGTACACGGTCGCGGCGCAGACCGGCGATCCGGACTCCATGCTGGAGCTCTACCGCCGGGCACTGCGGCTGCGGCGCGCCGAACCGGGCCTGGGCGACGGGCCGATGCGGTGGCTGCCCACCGACGACGACGGAGTCCTCGCCTTCACCCGGCCCGGCGGCCTCACCTGCGTGGTGAACTTCTCCCGGCGCCCGGTCGAACTGCCTCCGCACGAAGCCGTTCTGCTCTCCAGCAACGGGTTCGACGAGGGCCGACTGCCGCCGGACAGCACGGTCTGGCTGCGTACGTGA
- a CDS encoding carbohydrate ABC transporter permease, whose protein sequence is MPVSWLLFAATKNSRDLFGTSGFAFGDFNLFTNLRHVFTFNDGIYLRWFGNSILYSVVGSAVSSLLCVATGYAFDKYDFRGKEKLFGIVLGGVLVPTTVIQLPMYLLATKAGVVNTYWALLLPALVNPFGVYLARVFSEGYVPGEVLEAARVDGAGELRTFAGIALPMLAPGFMTIFLFSFTASWNNFFGALVMLNDEKLYPVNLGLFMWNSVTQQQPEYYALVITGSLVAVVPLIVAFVCLQRFWRSGLTAGAVK, encoded by the coding sequence ATGCCGGTGAGCTGGCTGCTCTTCGCCGCCACCAAGAACAGCCGCGACCTCTTCGGCACCTCCGGCTTCGCGTTCGGCGACTTCAACCTCTTCACCAACCTGCGGCACGTCTTCACCTTCAACGACGGCATCTACCTGCGCTGGTTCGGCAACAGCATCCTCTACTCCGTCGTCGGCTCGGCGGTCTCCTCGCTGCTGTGCGTCGCCACCGGATACGCCTTCGACAAGTACGACTTCAGGGGCAAGGAGAAGCTGTTCGGCATCGTCCTCGGCGGTGTGCTGGTGCCCACCACGGTGATCCAGCTGCCCATGTACCTGCTCGCCACCAAGGCCGGGGTCGTCAACACCTACTGGGCGCTGCTGCTGCCCGCCCTGGTCAACCCGTTCGGCGTCTATCTCGCCCGCGTCTTCTCCGAGGGATACGTGCCGGGCGAGGTCCTGGAGGCGGCCCGCGTCGACGGTGCCGGTGAACTGCGCACGTTCGCGGGGATCGCGCTGCCGATGCTCGCGCCCGGCTTCATGACCATCTTCCTGTTCTCGTTCACCGCCAGCTGGAACAACTTCTTCGGCGCCCTCGTGATGCTGAACGACGAGAAGCTCTACCCGGTCAACCTCGGCCTGTTCATGTGGAACAGCGTCACGCAGCAGCAGCCCGAGTACTACGCGCTCGTCATCACCGGGTCCCTCGTCGCCGTCGTCCCGCTGATCGTCGCCTTCGTCTGCCTGCAGCGCTTCTGGCGCTCCGGCCTGACCGCAGGCGCGGTGAAGTGA
- a CDS encoding peptidoglycan-binding protein: MSIPPGPGRPARRPALEPTRVQLRRRTEALAELVRQVRENDRREALGEPDEPVVMAAAPAPTFLPPVEESETEELPPVATEPGALGSRSPKAGGRHSDRGREAVLRRTAIGVAVLVAALAGFAAALLLPGDDTDERAGTANPPSATPGVRAPSGAADPDGAGTLREGDNGPEVTELQQRLLRIPDVYTSGATSGTYDATLTAAVARFQLWYGIRGDETGVYGDDTRHDLEARTTP, encoded by the coding sequence GTGTCGATACCGCCCGGACCCGGGCGCCCTGCGCGGCGCCCGGCGCTCGAACCCACCCGAGTCCAGCTCCGCCGCCGGACGGAGGCGCTGGCAGAGCTGGTGCGGCAGGTACGTGAGAACGACCGCCGCGAGGCCCTGGGGGAGCCCGATGAGCCCGTCGTGATGGCAGCCGCCCCCGCCCCGACGTTTCTGCCGCCCGTGGAGGAGAGCGAGACCGAGGAACTGCCACCGGTGGCGACCGAACCGGGAGCCTTGGGCAGCCGGAGTCCGAAAGCGGGCGGTCGCCACTCGGATCGCGGGCGCGAGGCCGTACTGCGCCGGACCGCGATCGGCGTCGCCGTGCTCGTGGCGGCCCTGGCAGGCTTCGCCGCCGCGCTCCTGCTGCCCGGCGACGACACGGACGAGCGGGCGGGAACCGCGAACCCGCCTTCGGCGACACCCGGCGTCCGCGCCCCCTCAGGGGCCGCCGACCCCGACGGCGCGGGCACCCTGCGCGAGGGCGACAACGGTCCCGAGGTCACCGAACTCCAGCAGCGGCTGCTGCGCATCCCGGACGTCTACACCAGCGGCGCCACCAGCGGCACCTACGACGCCACCCTCACCGCCGCCGTGGCCCGCTTCCAGCTCTGGTACGGCATCCGGGGCGACGAGACCGGGGTGTACGGCGACGACACCCGCCACGACCTGGAGGCCAGGACGACGCCGTAG
- a CDS encoding polysaccharide lyase 8 family protein — protein sequence MTTRWSRRGFLAASSTALALGVHTTADASPLTSTDTTEAADAFATLRAKWRTLVLGEGFSPTAEPFKSRLAELGTTASTLRSTMAPVSGSLWPDLVYADPEPDTDQESYGYSGNMNASYTRLSTLAQAYSQQGTGLTGDSTLRDDILTGLDHLHTEVYNENQTRYGNWYSWQIGAPQALLDVCVLMYDQLSAAQITSYLNAVDHFVPDSAVSSYSGTSTGANRVDLCRVLALRGVVGANSAKIALARDALSPVFPYVTGGDGLYTDGSFIQHTTVPYTGSYGSVMLGGLGLLFALLAGSTWAVTDAGRQIVFDAVENAWAPFLYNGLVMDGVSGRAVSRGLATSDTKQIQQDDHLRGHPILASIVLLGQGASSAENARWRGLVKGWIQRDYYSPPMSDPALSLPSLSRLTGVVDDTAVSAIAEPTGHRLFTNMSRATHRRPGWAASISMADRRITYYETGNGENLHGWHTGSGMLYWWGDTFGNGQYSDAFWPTVDPYRLPGTTASRLALADAAGGDWGASLPDVNWVGGTTDGQRAAIGQYLKGLQSTLLAKKSWFCLDDSIVCLGAGIKCTDGTAVESTVENRNLGPTGNTSFQADGVTKPLSYPWSETLTGAGWAHIGGHGGYVFPGGATVKALREARDGKWSDINRGGTTAVLNRKYLTLYVDHGTNPTGASYAYLLMPGATAAQTQTRAAANGWLTVLANTDSQQGVAVPPLGFTGVNFWFGGTVGALTASNPCCVMINEKSDGTAVICVSDPMRMQTSLTLTWNRAVSTVTSKPSTVTSATTGSSLTLTFGDLRTTAGVTQKISVKLG from the coding sequence ATGACGACTCGTTGGTCACGCCGTGGCTTCCTGGCCGCAAGCAGCACCGCGCTCGCGCTCGGGGTGCACACCACCGCCGACGCCTCCCCCCTCACCTCCACCGACACGACCGAGGCCGCGGACGCGTTCGCGACCCTGCGCGCCAAGTGGCGCACCCTCGTCCTCGGAGAGGGCTTCAGCCCCACCGCGGAGCCCTTCAAGAGCCGCCTCGCCGAACTGGGCACGACCGCGAGCACATTGCGGTCCACGATGGCCCCGGTGTCCGGGTCGCTGTGGCCGGACCTGGTCTACGCCGACCCCGAGCCGGACACCGACCAGGAGTCGTACGGCTACTCCGGGAACATGAACGCCAGCTACACCCGGCTCAGCACCCTGGCTCAGGCCTACTCCCAGCAGGGCACGGGCCTGACCGGCGACAGCACACTCCGGGACGACATCCTCACCGGCCTCGACCACCTCCACACCGAGGTCTACAACGAGAACCAGACGCGCTACGGCAACTGGTACAGCTGGCAGATCGGCGCGCCCCAGGCGCTGCTGGACGTGTGCGTACTCATGTACGACCAGCTGTCCGCCGCGCAGATCACGAGTTACCTGAACGCCGTGGACCACTTCGTGCCCGACTCGGCGGTCTCCAGCTACAGCGGCACGAGCACGGGCGCGAACCGCGTCGACCTGTGCCGGGTCCTCGCCCTGCGGGGCGTCGTCGGCGCGAACTCGGCGAAGATCGCGCTGGCCCGTGACGCTCTCTCCCCCGTCTTCCCGTACGTGACCGGCGGCGACGGTCTCTACACCGACGGCTCGTTCATCCAGCACACCACCGTCCCCTACACCGGCTCGTACGGCTCGGTGATGCTGGGCGGGCTCGGCCTGCTGTTCGCCCTGCTCGCCGGGTCCACCTGGGCGGTGACCGACGCAGGCCGGCAGATCGTGTTCGACGCGGTGGAGAACGCCTGGGCGCCGTTCCTCTACAACGGCCTCGTCATGGACGGCGTGTCGGGGCGGGCGGTCAGCCGGGGCCTGGCCACGTCCGACACCAAGCAGATCCAGCAGGACGACCATCTGCGCGGCCACCCGATCCTCGCGTCCATCGTGCTGCTCGGCCAGGGCGCGAGCAGCGCCGAGAACGCCCGCTGGCGCGGCCTCGTGAAGGGCTGGATACAGCGCGACTACTACAGCCCGCCCATGAGCGATCCCGCGCTGAGCCTGCCAAGTCTGTCCCGGCTCACGGGCGTTGTCGACGACACCGCGGTGTCCGCGATCGCCGAGCCGACCGGGCACCGGCTGTTCACCAACATGTCCCGGGCCACGCACCGCCGCCCCGGCTGGGCCGCCTCGATCAGCATGGCCGACCGCCGGATCACGTACTACGAGACCGGCAACGGCGAGAACCTGCACGGCTGGCACACCGGTTCCGGAATGCTCTACTGGTGGGGCGACACGTTCGGCAACGGGCAGTACAGCGACGCCTTCTGGCCGACGGTGGACCCGTACCGGCTGCCCGGCACCACCGCCTCGCGGCTGGCGCTCGCGGATGCCGCGGGCGGCGACTGGGGCGCCTCACTGCCGGACGTGAACTGGGTGGGCGGCACCACGGACGGGCAGCGGGCCGCGATCGGCCAGTATCTGAAGGGCCTGCAGAGCACGCTGCTGGCGAAGAAGTCATGGTTCTGCCTGGACGACTCGATCGTCTGCCTCGGCGCCGGGATCAAGTGCACGGACGGCACGGCCGTGGAGTCGACGGTGGAGAACCGCAACCTCGGCCCCACCGGCAACACCTCGTTCCAGGCCGACGGTGTCACCAAGCCGCTCAGCTACCCCTGGTCGGAGACGCTCACCGGCGCCGGCTGGGCCCACATCGGCGGCCACGGCGGCTATGTCTTCCCCGGCGGGGCCACCGTCAAGGCGTTGCGCGAGGCCCGCGACGGCAAGTGGAGCGACATCAACAGGGGCGGCACCACCGCCGTCCTCAACCGCAAGTACCTGACCCTGTACGTCGACCACGGCACCAACCCGACGGGCGCCTCGTACGCCTACCTCCTCATGCCGGGCGCCACCGCCGCGCAGACGCAGACCCGGGCCGCCGCGAACGGCTGGCTGACGGTCCTCGCCAACACCGACAGCCAGCAGGGGGTCGCCGTCCCCCCGCTCGGCTTCACCGGCGTGAACTTCTGGTTCGGCGGCACCGTGGGAGCCCTCACCGCGAGCAACCCCTGCTGCGTGATGATCAACGAGAAGAGCGACGGCACCGCGGTGATCTGCGTCAGCGACCCCATGCGCATGCAGACCAGCCTCACGCTCACCTGGAACAGGGCCGTGTCCACGGTGACCTCCAAGCCCTCGACCGTCACCTCGGCGACCACCGGCTCCAGCCTGACGCTGACCTTCGGCGATCTCCGTACGACCGCCGGTGTCACCCAGAAGATCAGCGTCAAGCTCGGCTGA